A region from the Plutella xylostella chromosome 6, ilPluXylo3.1, whole genome shotgun sequence genome encodes:
- the LOC105383886 gene encoding uncharacterized protein LOC105383886, with the protein MDQVVQCPVCTLYLHNGMSLESHLDTHPKDQVIKALCSLSSNRSSYGSRASTPVHSERSYRSRSRTPATEEAARWNTPHSTDHERFWRRTPSRTPKTSTVTRVETPDLRIGDSNFDSSGSINTSNSVFSNPSKSEKPPQPYPSVPVSDYEQPYSYFPEQKEEKEIKYSRSAEYNSQNNTNSVYAYNMTTPCVRLNALLPAQKRNEPVNMLPTNKNQDFIKLLPKSRNIALVKANVGTMQYIAPGVMVSSGPTFVQKNNPNNLIVTSNLQNPMVQSKSITTPLSSHQYNQMAPSPFAPNTTVVTQNSQIIYSEMVHSIDAKRFIPGGPAAMAQENITNVSQTSSMYQNVMVVDQFGNTSCMYSTPQQLLPKPSTSYNQSVPTLDKNVDSNKTLIIEVSPIVAPPPVEVCDASTSMAPRKETTDEYPPEKPEPSGSTKGLKILSNIKVEVPVQHHKNLLNTVVDLTGPTECVYPNRTKSPERILPDIEVTITQNNVETQPSALNSNEGIVTNTFSVIKNVGNPPTYKEAKMDHKIHETESSDSCPVPDLICNEKPSISPCSELSDNGDNATAMASISLKPEPSSSVDIKKETGIPVRSFRSNPLRLNNIYVKKHKKVLQIKNAKSFPVASTSTSIEVVNLSSSQASRLPEDFKMTKIVNHSDKLDNEDSRGSRLETVSINKLNEHEHEFDADTEEQSMDMELEPVGGYPPSPARYPSPPASPSTIDLTQVKEEVNSNDFSNQTGESEREFTPLQALRAPRARYENRDLLELEAAKSKQFVSMMNDNYFGDNIYADYFTPDRVESFDAHGSSASFGKEVPKDGVYLWGEPSQKDSEFVLPNFMPDGYKLPDGAEFALGRGECKAGVLERAEPALDICSDERMPPRGELSGQESNGDMDAPWNGMYQEVTPAEPYDLIARESWISDGSEIDSNEKRDSLEEEQPKPRLFNCLACGLHLPSMKELRTHRAEAHPPPGGSADNTTYSRLMIKKVIKKEDKTDEQVLAGMLQDSKAGITGTVLEVFDPMDESKSKIIIKQEPKRRKRDYVCPTCKVDQVTDVAFHQHLKIHPLECLTCGKCFFRRANLALHIKTHLGIKNYKCEVCEKRFLTRQKLLEHHNVHTGRAPIKCTVCDCTFRRYSNMLQHRDRHHMHKKPKIRDYVCHCGEIYHSRAKLRWHKETHDGKPKACQYCSDKFIHLSSLTRHVRRTHNAYFMRDDLKKNENVPCPVCKQVYLRSNLKTHMRTHSGKRPYHCVICNKAFTTQWNLKLHRWTHMSRSAKPFKCSLCKGAFIRQSEYISHMNAHKSVRPYTCNYCGCQFIRKYNCQRHVKEHETAKKYVCKVPDCGKSFHRSYYLSEHMKVHSGARPFSCNICGKTSSNKSNHNKHVKIHHAREPVATEA; encoded by the exons ATGGATCAGGTAGTTCAATGCCCCGTGTGCACCCTCTATCTGCACAATGGGATGTCGCTGGAGTCCCACTTGGACACACATCCCAAGGATCAAGTGATAAAGGCACTATGTTCACTGTCCTCCAACAGAAGTAGCTATGGGAGTAGAGCATCCACCCCCGTGCACTCGGAGCGCTCCTACAGAAGTAGATCACGGACCCCGGCCACGGAGGAGGCGGCCCGGTGGAACACACCACACAGCACTGATCATGAGCGCTTCTGGAGAAGAACACCTAGCCGGACTCCCAAAACATCTACAGTGACTCGAGTGGAAACACCTGACCTTAGAATAGGAGACAGTAATTTTGACAGTAGTGGCTCAATAAATACTTCAAACTCTGTGTTCTCTAACCCATCCAAAAGTGAAAAACCACCTCAGCCTTATCCCTCTGTGCCTGTTAGTGATTATGAACAACCATATTCCTATTTTCCGGAGCAAAAAGAAGAGAAAGAAATAAAGTACTCACGCAGTGCAGAGTATAATTCTCAAAACAACACTAACAGTGTGTATGCATACAACATGACCACTCCGTGTGTGCGCCTGAATGCACTGCTGCCAGCACAGAAAAGAAATGAGCCAGTTAACATGTTACCAACCAACAAAAACCAAGATTTTATTAAGCTCCTACCTAAATCTCGCAATATAGCTCTTGTGAAAGCAAATGTTGGGACCATGCAATACATAGCTCCTGGAGTCATGGTGTCCTCCGGCCCTACATTTGTCCAAAAGAATAATCCAAATAACCTCATTGTGACTTCTAACCTTCAGAACCCAATGGTACAAAGTAAGTCTATCACAACACCATTGTCTTCTCACCAGTACAACCAGATGGCTCCGAGCCCTTTTGCACCAAACACCACAGTGGTGACGCAGAACTCTCAGATCATATACAGTGAGATGGTCCATAGTATTGATGCTAAGCGCTTCATCCCGGGCGGGCCCGCGGCGATGGCTCAGGAAAACATCACCAACGTGTCTCAGACCAGCTCCATGTACCAGAATGTGATGGTTGTGGACCAGTTCGGGAACACTTCATGTATGTACTCAACACCACAGCAACTCTTGCCAAAACCAAGTACCTCATACAACCAAAGTGTTCCAACACTGGACAAAAATGTGGATTCCAACAAAACTCTGATAATAGAAGTTTCACCAATTGTGGCCCCTCCACCCGTAGAGGTGTGTGATGCTTCCACCAGCATGGCCCCACGCAAGGAGACCACTGATGAATACCCTCCGGAGAAACCTGAGCCCTCAGGGTCAACTAAGGGTTTGAAAATTTTGAGCAATATTAAAGTTGAAGTTCCAGTGCAGCATCACAAGAACCTGCTCAACACTGTGGTGGACCTCACGGGACCCACTGAATGTGTCTATCCCAATAGAACAAAATCACCTGAAAGAATATTGCCTGACATTGAGGTCACGATTACTCAGAACAATGTTGAAACTCAACCTTCAGCGTTGAATAGTAATGAGGGCATAGTTACTAATACATTCTCTGTGATAAAGAATGTTGGAAATCCACCGACATACAAGGAGGCCAAGATGGAtcataaaattcatgaaacTGAGTCTTCAGACAGCTGTCCAGTACCTGACCTCATCTGCAATGAGAAGCCTTCCATATCCCCGTGTAGCGAGCTGTCGGACAACGGAGACAATGCCACGGCCATGGCCTCAATCTCTCTAAAACCAGAGCCGAGCTCATCTGTAGATATAAAGAAAGAGACAGGCATTCCTGTCCGATCCTTCAGGAGCAATCCCTTAAGACTGAACAACATCTATGTGAAGAAACACAAAAAGgtcctacaaataaaaaatgccaAGTCATTCCCCGTAGCGAGCACCTCAACAAGCATCGAAGTGGTCAACCTCAGTTCATCACAAGCATCACGGTTACCGGAAGACTTTAAGATGACCAAAATAGTGAATCACTCAGACAAACTGGACAACGAGGACTCGCGGGGGAGTAGACTAGAGACCGTGTCTATAAACAAGTTGAACGAGCACGAGCACGAGTTTGACGCGGATACAGAGGAGCAGTCCATGGACATGGAGCTGGAGCCGGTGGGTGGGtaccccccctcccccgcgCGCTACCCCTCGCCCCCCGCCTCGCCCTCCACCATCGACCTCACGCAGGTCAAGGAGGAAGTCAACAGCAACGACTTCAGCAACCAGACGGGCGAGTCGGAGCGCGAGTTCACGCCGCTGCAGGCGCTGCgagcgccgcgcgcgcgctaCGAGAATCGGGACCTGCTCGAATTGGAAGCCGCTAAGAGCAAGCAGTTCGTCAGCATGATGAACGACAACTACTTCGGGGACAACATCTACGCGGACTACTTCACACCAGATCGCGTTGAATCCTTCGACGCACACGGTTCATCAGCTAGTTTCGGCAAAGAGGTGCCAAAAGACGGGGTGTACCTGTGGGGCGAGCCATCTCAGAAGGACAGTGAGTTCGTGTTACCCAACTTCATGCCGGACGGGTACAAGTTACCTGACGGGGCGGAGTTCGCGCTGGGCCGCGGGGAGTGCAAGGCGGGCGTGCTCGAGCGAGCGGAGCCCGCGCTGGACATCTGCTCGGACGAGCGCATGCCGCCGCGCGGCGAGCTCAGCGGCCAGGAGAGCAACGGGGATATGGACGCGCCATGGAATGGG ATGTACCAAGAGGTGACTCCAGCGGAGCCCTACGACCTGATAGCTAGAGAGAGCTGGATCTCCGACGGCTCAGAGATCGACAGCAACGAGAAACGGGACAGCTT AGAGGAAGAGCAGCCCAAACCTCGCCTCTTCAACTGCTTAGCCTGCGGTCTCCACCTGCCCTCCATGAAGGAACTGCGGACTCACCGAGCCGAGGCGCACCCCCCGCCCGGCGGCTCGGCGGATAATACCACGTACTCACGACTCATGATCAAGAAGGTCATCAAGAAGGAGGATAAGACTGATGAACAGGTTTTAGCAG GAATGCTGCAAGACTCAAAAGCGGGCATCACAGGGACAGTTCTAGAAGTGTTTGACCCCATGGACGAGTCGAAATCCAAGATAATCATCAAACAGGAGCCCAAGCGGAGAAAGCGGGACTACGTCTGTCCTACCTGCAAAGTGGACCAAGTCACCGACGTAGCCTTCCATCAACATCTGAAGATACATCCATTAGAGTGCCTGACCTGTGGGAAATGCTTCTTCAGGAGGGCCAACCTCGCTCTGCACATCAAGACGCATCTGGGGATTAAGAACTATAA ATGCGAGGTGTGCGAGAAGCGCTTCCTCACGCGGCAGAAGCTACTCGAGCACCACAACGTGCACACCGGCCGCGCGCCCATCAAGTGCACCGTGTGCGACTGCACCTTCAGAAGATACTCGAATATGCTGCAGCATCG GGACCGCCACCACATGCACAAGAAGCCCAAGATCCGCGACTACGTGTGCCACTGCGGCGAGATCTACCACTCGCGGGCCAAGCTACGCTGGCACAAGGAGACCCACGACGGCAAGCCCAAGGCCTGCCAGTACTGCAGCGACAAGTTCATACACCTGTCCAGTCTAACGAGACACGTGAGAAGGACGCACAATGCGTACTTCATGAGGGACGATTTGAAGAAGAATGAGAATGTGCCGTGTCCGGTTTGTAAACAG GTATACCTCCGTTCGAACCTCAAGACGCACATGCGCACGCACAGCGGCAAGCGCCCCTACCACTGCGTGATCTGCAACAAGGCGTTCACCACGCAGTGGAACCTAAAGCTGCACCGCTGGACACACATGTCGCGATCCGCTAAGCCCTTCAAATGTTCCCTGTGCAAGGGAGCCTTCATCCGCCAATCAGAGTACATCTCGCACATGAACGCACACAAATCCGTACGCCCTTATACTTGTAATTACTGCGGCTGCCAGTTCATTAGGAAGTACAACTGCCAACGCCACGTTAAAGAACACGAAACGGCGAAAAAATACGTCTGTAAAGTACCAGATTGCGGTAAGTCGTTCCACAGGAGTTACTATCTGTCGGAGCACATGAAGGTCCACAGTGGGGCGCGGCCGTTCTCGTGCAATATTTGCGGGAAGACGTCCAGTAATAAGTCGAATCACAATAAGCATGTGAAGATTCACCACGCGCGTGAGCCCGTCGCCACGGAGGCCTAG